A window of Akkermansiaceae bacterium contains these coding sequences:
- a CDS encoding PEP-CTERM sorting domain-containing protein, with translation MTAFLSVQAIALASSYGVVLATNSFTTVRDASATNLDGHTGTTGAHSAWTFTGGSFTGDGVFTSTVNYRITNADGGTIDNTSRALSPNINVDNTGPWTITWSLTTGSSDLNVSDFSFDSYRTNSGRALQSGNGDHTNLFTAIFDIKTGGSSILGSAVSQSISTDGPTAAAGVDSVLSLAGTTLNANTTYDFSFTASPLANIGGYYVDVDTFSINGDVVPEPSSSSLLGLAALCIMLRRRRD, from the coding sequence ATGACTGCCTTCCTTTCTGTTCAGGCGATTGCCCTGGCGTCCAGTTACGGGGTCGTATTGGCCACGAATAGTTTTACCACTGTTCGCGATGCTTCCGCGACCAATTTGGACGGACATACGGGCACCACTGGCGCGCATTCAGCCTGGACATTCACCGGCGGCAGCTTCACTGGGGACGGGGTGTTCACCAGCACCGTTAACTATAGAATCACTAACGCTGATGGAGGTACTATCGATAACACATCACGGGCATTAAGCCCCAATATCAATGTCGACAACACAGGTCCTTGGACGATCACCTGGTCTCTTACCACAGGCTCCTCGGATCTCAACGTCAGCGACTTCAGCTTCGATAGCTACCGCACCAACAGTGGCAGAGCGCTCCAGAGCGGCAATGGCGACCACACTAACTTATTCACGGCAATATTCGATATTAAAACCGGAGGTTCTTCCATTCTAGGATCTGCGGTCAGTCAAAGTATTTCCACTGATGGTCCCACGGCAGCGGCTGGTGTGGACAGTGTCCTTTCCCTTGCCGGCACTACACTCAACGCCAACACCACCTATGATTTCAGCTTCACAGCCTCTCCCCTGGCTAATATTGGTGGCTACTACGTGGATGTCGACACCTTCAGCATCAATGGTGACGTTGTCCCTGAACCGTCTAGTTCGAGTCTTCTTGGATTGGCGGCCTTATGCATCATGCTCAGACGCCGTAGGGATTAA